In Streptomyces sp. NBC_00414, a single window of DNA contains:
- the npdG gene encoding NADPH-dependent F420 reductase, with the protein MTSTDSAQKAPAKDPWDLPDVSGLVVGVLGGTGPQGKGLAYRLARAGQKVIIGSRAAERAQAAADELGHGVEGADNAETARRSDIVIVAVPWDGHGKTLESLREELAGKLVVDCVNPLGFDKKGAYALKPEEGSAAEQAAALLPDSRVTAAFHHLSAVLLQDPEIEEIDTDVMVLGEERADVEIVQALAGRIPGMRGIFSGRLRNAHQVESLVANLISVNRRYKAHAGLRLTDL; encoded by the coding sequence ATGACCTCTACTGACAGTGCACAGAAGGCCCCCGCCAAGGACCCCTGGGACCTTCCCGACGTCTCCGGGCTCGTCGTCGGCGTGCTCGGCGGCACCGGTCCGCAGGGCAAGGGTCTCGCCTACCGGCTGGCCCGGGCCGGGCAGAAGGTGATCATCGGTTCGCGGGCCGCGGAGCGCGCGCAGGCCGCCGCCGACGAGCTCGGACACGGGGTCGAGGGCGCCGACAACGCCGAGACCGCCCGCCGCAGCGACATCGTGATCGTCGCCGTGCCGTGGGACGGACACGGCAAGACCCTGGAGTCGCTGCGCGAGGAACTGGCCGGCAAACTCGTCGTCGACTGCGTCAACCCGCTCGGCTTCGACAAGAAGGGCGCGTACGCGCTGAAGCCCGAGGAGGGCAGCGCCGCCGAACAGGCCGCCGCGCTGCTGCCGGACTCCCGCGTCACCGCCGCCTTTCACCACCTGTCGGCCGTGCTGCTCCAGGACCCGGAGATCGAGGAGATCGACACCGACGTGATGGTGCTCGGCGAGGAGCGGGCGGACGTCGAGATCGTCCAGGCGCTGGCCGGCCGCATCCCCGGCATGCGCGGCATCTTCTCCGGGCGGCTGCGCAACGCCCACCAGGTCGAGTCGCTGGTCGCGAACCTGATCTCGGTGAACCGCCGGTACAAGGCCCACGCGGGCCTGCGCCTCACCGACCTGTAG
- a CDS encoding biliverdin-producing heme oxygenase, translating into MNSSSTPFSTLIRTASHEQHVEAETSTFMSDLLGGRLGVDAYARYTEQLWFVYDALESGARDLSGDPVAGPFIQPELMRLASLERDLAHLRGAGWRDGVTALPATVEYAARVAECARTWPGGYIAHHYTRYLGDLSGGQIIRGKAEKTWGFDRKGDGVRFYVFEDIGNPAAFKRGYRELLDALPVDDLEKQRVVAECRRAFALNTGVFRALGEEFRISA; encoded by the coding sequence ATGAACTCGTCGAGTACGCCGTTCTCGACGCTCATCCGCACCGCGTCCCACGAGCAGCACGTGGAGGCGGAGACCTCGACGTTCATGAGCGATCTGCTCGGCGGCAGGCTCGGCGTGGACGCGTACGCGCGCTACACGGAGCAGCTGTGGTTCGTGTACGACGCGCTGGAGTCGGGTGCGCGGGACCTCTCCGGCGACCCGGTGGCGGGGCCGTTCATCCAGCCCGAGCTGATGCGGCTCGCCTCGCTGGAGCGGGATCTCGCCCATCTGCGGGGGGCGGGGTGGCGGGACGGTGTCACCGCGCTGCCCGCGACGGTGGAGTATGCGGCGCGGGTCGCCGAGTGTGCCCGTACCTGGCCCGGCGGATACATCGCGCATCACTACACGCGCTATCTCGGTGACCTCTCCGGCGGGCAGATCATCCGCGGCAAGGCGGAGAAGACGTGGGGGTTCGACCGCAAGGGTGACGGGGTGCGGTTCTATGTCTTCGAGGACATCGGGAACCCGGCGGCGTTCAAGCGGGGGTATCGGGAGCTGCTTGATGCGCTTCCCGTGGACGACCTGGAGAAGCAGCGGGTTGTTGCCGAGTGCCGGCGGGCGTTCGCGTTGAACACCGGGGTGTTTCGGGCGCTGGGGGAAGAGTTCCGCATCAGCGCGTGA
- a CDS encoding MFS transporter has protein sequence MPDLAPWRTSPDFRRLWVAGLVTNFGSFLTFVALPVQMKELTGSVVAVGAIGAVELVPLIVFGLYGGALADALDKRKLIVWTEAGQGLLSAVLLVNAVLPGPLVWPLYVVAALSSALVAVQRPALDALTPRIVRHEHLPAAAALNSLRWTVGGVAGPAVAGLVVAYAGLGWAYGADLVTFVVSLVLAVGLAASPASHEAAKPSLRSIAEGARYAWSRKELLGTYAIDLSAMFFAFPLAVLPFLADELDAEWSLGLMYAALPAGALLVSLTSGWTSRIHRHGRMVVLAAAFWGLAMVAAGAVHDVWLVLLFLTLGGCADMVSGIFRAAMWNQTIPDELRGRLAGIELLSYSVGPQLGQVRAGGMAAVLSVRASVWAGGVMCVAAVGALAVCLPKLMTYDVRTNVHAVRLKAAREGVGGAR, from the coding sequence TTGCCCGATCTGGCGCCGTGGCGGACCTCCCCCGACTTCCGGCGGCTGTGGGTGGCCGGGCTCGTCACCAACTTCGGCAGCTTCCTGACGTTCGTCGCGCTCCCGGTGCAGATGAAGGAGCTGACCGGTTCCGTGGTCGCCGTCGGCGCGATCGGTGCCGTGGAGCTCGTACCGCTGATCGTGTTCGGGCTGTACGGCGGGGCCCTCGCCGACGCCCTGGACAAGCGGAAGCTGATCGTGTGGACGGAGGCGGGGCAGGGACTGCTCTCGGCCGTGCTGCTGGTCAACGCGGTGCTCCCGGGCCCCCTGGTGTGGCCGCTGTACGTCGTCGCCGCGCTCTCCTCCGCGCTCGTCGCGGTGCAGCGGCCGGCGCTGGACGCGCTCACCCCGCGCATCGTCCGGCACGAGCACCTGCCGGCGGCCGCCGCGCTCAACTCGCTGCGCTGGACGGTCGGCGGGGTCGCCGGGCCCGCGGTCGCGGGGCTCGTCGTGGCGTACGCCGGGCTCGGCTGGGCCTATGGCGCGGACCTAGTCACCTTCGTCGTCTCGCTCGTCCTGGCGGTGGGGCTCGCCGCGTCGCCCGCCTCGCACGAGGCGGCGAAGCCGTCGCTGCGGTCGATCGCGGAGGGCGCCCGGTACGCGTGGAGCCGCAAGGAACTGCTGGGTACGTACGCGATCGACCTGTCCGCGATGTTCTTCGCCTTCCCGCTCGCCGTGCTGCCCTTCCTCGCGGACGAGCTGGACGCCGAGTGGTCGCTCGGGCTGATGTACGCGGCGTTGCCCGCGGGGGCGCTGCTGGTGAGCCTGACGAGCGGGTGGACCTCGCGGATCCATCGGCACGGGCGGATGGTGGTGCTGGCGGCGGCGTTCTGGGGGCTCGCGATGGTGGCCGCGGGGGCGGTTCACGATGTGTGGCTGGTGCTGCTGTTCCTGACGCTCGGTGGCTGTGCCGACATGGTCAGCGGCATCTTCCGGGCGGCGATGTGGAACCAGACGATTCCGGACGAGCTGCGGGGGCGGCTGGCCGGGATCGAGCTGCTGTCGTACTCGGTGGGGCCGCAGCTGGGGCAGGTCCGGGCCGGTGGGATGGCCGCGGTTCTTTCCGTGCGGGCCTCCGTGTGGGCCGGGGGTGTGATGTGCGTGGCCGCGGTGGGGGCGTTGGCGGTGTGCCTTCCCAAGCTCATGACGTACGACGTACGGACGAATGTGCACGCTGTGCGGCTCAAGGCTGCACGGGAGGGGGTGGGTGGGGCGCGGTGA
- a CDS encoding sialidase family protein, which translates to MTSSEASSEARSEAGREGGAEVSVPFRGGEEGYASFRIPAVVATGGGTLLAFCEGRVGSRDDFGHIDIVLKRSTDGGLTWGPLQVAASNGEALAGNPAPVVLDTGRILLVHVRNAALATEDAIRRGKVGAADGRRVWILHSDDDGVTWSGLREITGQTKKTAWRWYATTPGHALQLTDGRVVVAANHSLPPTGTDNGTEGRYNGGHCLLSDDHGETWRIGYVDDNPDDYINVNETTAAELPDGRVYFNTRTDSTAPGTRADAYSRDGGQTLDKPFRPQAGLVGPVVEASVLQLRDPDVLLCSGPADPGFRALMTVRASTDDGVTWRTAHTVDGLPAAYSDLVRVDDGTVGLLYETGDFGAYETITFRRIPVTALT; encoded by the coding sequence ATGACCAGCAGTGAGGCCAGCAGCGAGGCCAGGAGTGAGGCCGGCCGCGAGGGCGGCGCCGAGGTGTCCGTGCCGTTCCGGGGCGGGGAGGAGGGCTACGCGAGCTTCCGTATCCCGGCCGTCGTCGCCACCGGCGGGGGAACCCTGCTCGCCTTCTGCGAGGGCAGGGTCGGCTCCCGCGACGACTTCGGCCACATCGACATCGTGCTGAAGCGGTCCACGGACGGGGGACTCACCTGGGGACCGCTCCAGGTCGCCGCCTCGAACGGCGAGGCGCTCGCCGGGAACCCGGCCCCCGTCGTCCTCGACACCGGCAGGATCCTGCTCGTCCACGTCCGCAACGCCGCCCTCGCCACCGAGGACGCCATCCGCCGCGGCAAGGTGGGCGCCGCAGACGGCCGCCGCGTCTGGATCCTGCACAGCGACGACGACGGCGTCACCTGGTCCGGCCTGAGGGAGATCACCGGGCAGACGAAGAAGACGGCCTGGCGCTGGTACGCCACCACTCCGGGCCACGCCCTCCAGCTGACCGACGGACGGGTCGTCGTGGCCGCCAACCACTCCCTCCCGCCGACCGGCACGGACAACGGCACCGAGGGCAGGTACAACGGCGGGCACTGCCTGCTCAGCGACGACCACGGCGAGACCTGGCGCATCGGGTACGTCGACGACAACCCCGATGACTACATCAACGTGAACGAGACCACCGCCGCCGAACTCCCCGACGGCCGCGTCTACTTCAACACCCGCACCGACTCCACCGCGCCCGGCACCCGTGCCGACGCGTACTCGCGGGACGGCGGCCAGACCCTGGACAAGCCCTTCCGCCCGCAGGCCGGCCTCGTCGGCCCGGTCGTCGAGGCCAGTGTGCTCCAGCTCCGCGACCCCGACGTCCTCCTCTGCTCGGGCCCCGCCGACCCCGGCTTCCGCGCCCTGATGACGGTCCGCGCCAGCACCGACGACGGCGTCACCTGGCGGACCGCGCACACCGTCGACGGACTGCCCGCCGCGTACTCCGACCTCGTGCGCGTCGACGACGGCACGGTCGGACTCCTCTACGAGACGGGCGACTTCGGCGCGTACGAGACGATCACCTTCCGGCGGATCCCCGTGACGGCTCTCACCTGA
- the map gene encoding type I methionyl aminopeptidase, translating into MSGQSLLVPGELSPIRSVPGNIRRPEYVGKPAPTPYTGPEVQTPETIEAMRVAGRIAARAMAEAAKLIAPGVTTDELDRVAHDYMCDHGAYPSTLGYRGFPKSLCTSVNEVICHGIPDSTVLRDGDIINLDVTAYIGGVHGDNNATYLVGDVAEESRLLVERTRESLERAIKAVRPGRQINIIGRVIESYAKRFGYGVVRDFTGHGISSSFHSGLIVPHYDSPHATTVMQPGMTFTIEPMLTLGSYDYDMWDDGWTVVTKDRLRTAQFEHTLVVTDSGAEVLTLP; encoded by the coding sequence ATGTCTGGCCAGTCGCTGCTCGTCCCAGGGGAGCTGTCCCCCATCCGTTCCGTGCCCGGAAACATCCGCCGCCCGGAGTACGTCGGCAAGCCCGCGCCGACCCCGTACACCGGGCCGGAGGTGCAGACGCCCGAGACGATCGAGGCGATGCGTGTCGCCGGCCGGATCGCCGCGCGCGCCATGGCCGAGGCCGCGAAGCTCATCGCGCCCGGCGTCACCACGGACGAACTGGACCGGGTCGCGCACGACTACATGTGCGACCACGGCGCCTACCCGTCCACGCTCGGCTACCGCGGCTTCCCGAAGTCCCTGTGCACCTCCGTGAACGAGGTGATCTGCCACGGCATCCCGGACTCCACCGTCCTGCGGGACGGGGACATCATCAACCTCGACGTGACGGCGTACATCGGGGGCGTGCACGGCGACAACAACGCCACGTATCTCGTCGGGGACGTGGCCGAGGAGTCGCGGCTGCTGGTCGAGCGGACCCGCGAGTCGCTGGAGCGTGCCATCAAGGCGGTCAGGCCCGGCCGCCAGATCAACATCATCGGCCGGGTCATCGAGTCGTACGCGAAGCGCTTCGGGTACGGGGTCGTGCGGGACTTCACCGGGCACGGCATCAGCTCGTCGTTCCACTCCGGGCTGATCGTCCCGCACTACGACAGCCCGCACGCGACGACCGTGATGCAGCCCGGGATGACGTTCACGATCGAGCCGATGCTGACGCTGGGGTCGTACGACTACGACATGTGGGACGACGGGTGGACGGTCGTCACGAAGGACCGGCTGCGGACCGCGCAGTTCGAGCACACGCTGGTCGTCACGGACAGCGGGGCCGAGGTCCTCACGCTGCCGTAA
- a CDS encoding site-2 protease family protein, translating to MTTATGRHSDRRISPVFLGIVAVTAVTGWATWTGFAEQPGVAVFLFVTAAWIVSLCLHEYAHARTALHSGDISIGAKGYLTLNPLKYTHALLSIVLPVLFVIMGGIGLPGGAVFIERSRIRGRWKHSLISAAGPLTNVLFAVVCTAPFWLDALDGVPADFQFALAFLALLQVTAALLNFLPIPGLDGYGVIEPWLSYKIRRQVEPYAPFGLLFVFAILWIPEVNNQFFDAIDALLRALDIDEIRTYCGQNLYRFWTETDQYCSVNQ from the coding sequence ATGACCACCGCCACAGGCCGGCACAGTGACCGGCGGATCAGCCCCGTGTTCCTCGGGATCGTGGCCGTCACGGCGGTGACCGGCTGGGCCACCTGGACGGGCTTCGCCGAGCAGCCCGGCGTCGCCGTCTTCCTGTTCGTGACGGCCGCGTGGATCGTCTCGCTCTGTCTGCACGAGTACGCGCACGCCCGCACGGCTCTGCACAGCGGCGACATCTCGATCGGCGCGAAGGGCTATCTGACCCTGAACCCGCTGAAGTACACGCACGCGCTGCTCAGCATCGTGCTGCCCGTCCTCTTCGTCATCATGGGCGGCATCGGCCTGCCCGGTGGCGCGGTGTTCATCGAGCGCAGCCGCATCCGGGGCCGCTGGAAGCACAGCCTGATCTCGGCGGCGGGCCCGCTGACGAACGTGCTGTTCGCGGTGGTCTGCACCGCCCCGTTCTGGCTGGACGCGCTGGACGGCGTACCGGCCGACTTCCAGTTCGCCCTCGCGTTCCTGGCGCTGCTCCAGGTCACGGCGGCGCTGCTGAACTTCCTGCCGATCCCGGGCCTGGACGGCTACGGCGTCATCGAGCCCTGGCTGTCGTACAAGATCCGTCGGCAGGTGGAGCCGTACGCGCCCTTCGGGCTGCTCTTCGTCTTCGCGATCCTGTGGATCCCCGAGGTGAACAACCAGTTCTTCGACGCGATCGACGCGCTGCTGCGGGCCCTGGACATCGACGAGATCCGCACGTACTGCGGGCAGAACCTCTACCGGTTCTGGACGGAGACCGACCAGTACTGCTCGGTCAACCAGTGA
- a CDS encoding PhzF family phenazine biosynthesis protein — MTDYDVLRVFCGPRGEYGNELGVVREGSVLPERDERQAFAAKLGFSETVFVDDPERGVIDIYTPGVRLPFAGYPCVGAAWLLDVPELVTPAGVVGTRLDGEFTWIEARPEWPRPRTLRRYGTAAEVDALPVPPPGEWIYAWAWEDEAAGRVRARGFPGRGDGIEEDEATGSAALQLTAQLGRALNIVQGAGSQLLTAPQPEGWIELGGRVFLER; from the coding sequence GTGACTGATTACGACGTGCTGCGGGTCTTCTGTGGGCCCCGCGGCGAGTACGGCAACGAACTCGGGGTGGTGCGGGAAGGTTCCGTACTGCCCGAGCGGGACGAACGGCAGGCGTTCGCGGCGAAACTCGGCTTCAGCGAGACGGTGTTCGTCGACGACCCCGAGCGCGGGGTCATCGACATCTACACGCCCGGCGTGCGGCTGCCCTTCGCCGGGTACCCCTGCGTGGGCGCGGCCTGGCTGCTGGACGTACCCGAACTCGTCACGCCCGCGGGCGTGGTGGGTACCCGGCTCGACGGCGAGTTCACCTGGATCGAGGCCCGTCCGGAGTGGCCGCGGCCCCGCACGCTGCGCCGGTACGGCACGGCGGCGGAGGTCGACGCGCTCCCCGTACCGCCGCCGGGGGAGTGGATCTACGCCTGGGCGTGGGAGGACGAGGCTGCGGGCCGCGTCCGGGCCCGTGGCTTCCCCGGCCGAGGAGACGGCATCGAGGAGGACGAGGCGACAGGCTCGGCGGCCCTTCAGCTGACGGCCCAACTGGGCCGCGCCCTGAACATCGTCCAGGGCGCAGGCTCCCAGCTCCTCACAGCCCCCCAGCCGGAAGGCTGGATAGAACTGGGCGGCAGAGTCTTCCTGGAACGCTGA
- a CDS encoding HtaA domain-containing protein — MAANRRRPIALAAACATAVTLGATALAATSASAAEVPLKDYELTWGIKQTYRNYVTGMAAGSFTPEGGATQAKDNGAFTFVNGTGSYDSEAHTVALGFEGSLKIVSKAHNFELALSDLKFDSKDARVTADVTKAGTTQQDVPLAEVTVNRTMTDMTTKLTKEAGDVFGSSAYTGAAGDPLTVLEKKPESPNPTPTGTTTPPSTPTGTPTSTPTTTVTPKPTGSTTPKPSTTDADTKGAISYGTLGWGVKQSFRTYVVDGVAKGRITVSGGAEQASGNGVFTFVDATGTYDTDADTLKASFKGSVNFKGHEDNGSYGLDLTLSDLKAEIDGGSGELTADVDSLGEKSEDVTLAELKPRSADLTAEDDVITLDGVTATLTKAGAAAFGGFYQAGAALDPVDIAVALTEDAELPDTDPTSTSGTGGTTGGTTGGTTGGAGTTGSTTGGVTGNLASTGSDVPVGALGAAAAVTVAAGAGVVFAVRRRRLTDSTQA; from the coding sequence ATGGCCGCCAACCGCCGCCGCCCCATAGCCCTTGCCGCAGCCTGCGCGACCGCCGTCACGCTCGGCGCCACCGCGCTCGCCGCGACGTCCGCCTCCGCCGCCGAAGTGCCGCTCAAGGACTATGAGTTGACCTGGGGCATCAAGCAGACGTACCGCAACTACGTCACCGGCATGGCGGCCGGCTCCTTCACCCCCGAGGGCGGCGCCACGCAGGCCAAGGACAACGGCGCGTTCACCTTCGTCAACGGCACCGGGAGCTACGACTCCGAGGCGCACACCGTCGCACTCGGCTTCGAGGGCTCCCTGAAGATCGTCTCCAAGGCACACAACTTCGAACTCGCCCTGTCCGACCTGAAGTTCGACAGCAAGGACGCGAGAGTCACCGCCGACGTGACGAAGGCCGGTACGACCCAGCAGGACGTGCCGCTCGCCGAGGTCACCGTCAACCGCACGATGACGGACATGACGACCAAGCTGACCAAGGAGGCCGGGGACGTCTTCGGCAGCTCCGCCTACACGGGTGCGGCCGGCGACCCCCTGACGGTGCTGGAGAAGAAGCCCGAGTCGCCGAACCCGACGCCCACGGGCACCACCACCCCGCCGTCCACTCCGACCGGCACCCCCACGAGCACCCCGACCACCACCGTCACCCCGAAGCCGACGGGATCCACGACCCCGAAGCCCTCGACCACCGACGCCGACACCAAGGGGGCCATCTCCTACGGCACGCTCGGCTGGGGCGTGAAGCAGTCCTTCCGTACGTACGTCGTGGACGGCGTGGCCAAGGGCAGGATCACCGTGTCGGGCGGGGCGGAGCAGGCGTCCGGCAACGGCGTCTTCACGTTCGTCGACGCCACCGGCACCTACGACACGGACGCCGACACCCTCAAGGCCTCCTTCAAGGGCTCGGTCAACTTCAAGGGCCATGAGGACAACGGCAGTTACGGTCTGGACCTCACCCTCAGCGACCTGAAGGCGGAGATCGACGGCGGCTCCGGCGAGCTGACCGCCGACGTCGACAGCCTCGGCGAGAAGTCCGAGGACGTCACCCTCGCCGAGCTCAAGCCCAGGTCGGCCGACCTGACCGCCGAGGACGACGTCATCACCCTCGACGGCGTCACCGCCACCCTCACCAAGGCGGGCGCGGCGGCCTTCGGCGGCTTCTACCAGGCCGGTGCCGCACTCGACCCGGTCGACATCGCCGTGGCCCTGACCGAGGACGCCGAACTCCCGGACACCGACCCGACGTCGACCTCCGGGACCGGCGGCACCACGGGAGGCACGACCGGCGGAACCACCGGCGGCGCGGGCACGACCGGGTCCACCACGGGCGGTGTGACCGGCAATCTCGCCTCCACCGGCTCGGACGTCCCGGTCGGCGCGCTCGGGGCGGCCGCCGCGGTCACCGTCGCGGCGGGCGCGGGCGTGGTGTTCGCGGTACGCCGCCGCCGTCTGACGGACTCCACCCAGGCCTGA